Within Porites lutea chromosome 2, jaPorLute2.1, whole genome shotgun sequence, the genomic segment aaatcgtacaagcgaaccaaccatgaagttatttgtttattttataagtactgagatttctttcaaacaatAATGACAATTAACAGCGATATAAGACAATGAAGTGAGTTTTATTTACTCATAAGCTCTTTAAAAATTCaacatgttttcaaaatttctagGCAATGAAATGAGTTTTTTTCACTCCAAAGCGTAAAAacttcaacattttcttttcaaatttcagCAAAGGGAAAAGAGGAAATTTTAAAGCTAGTGATATATAACAACAGATTCATATCACAGCAATGTTGTTACTCATCGTCACTGTCCTCCAAAGGCCTCAGTCTCTTCCATCGTGGCAACGCTTCTGGTGGGCTAGATTCCTCTAGTTTGAGCTTTGGTGACTGATTAACTGTGTTTATGTTGATTGAAATAAAAGGGAGAATCGTCTTCATTCATTTTCTCAGGTCTCTTCTGAGCGTAGGGCTTGTAGACCACTATAGGATCTTTTTTTGATCCATCAGTGGCAAACATTTTAGGCGGCATTGCCCTGATATCGCGGCAGTCTGAACCGGTTCTTGTTTTGGTTTGTCTTTCATTAAATTCCAAATATTCCTTGCCGTCAGCTGTTTCCTTCAACTTTACATCGCCCCAGCACGTGTCTCTATGTTCTTTGCAGCCTCTGAGGCCAAAATGCATAGTGTTGTTCAACCAGAGTGTGTTTAACAACGCTTCAGGATTTCGTGTACCGAGAAGGCCTTTTTCGTATAGCGTATTCAATTCATCACTGGTTAAAGCTATCGAAACGTTTGGcctgtttccttttcctttcttctttaacTCTTTCTGTTTGGAGATGAgaacttttcttgttttctcaaaTACGAGGTCATTCATGATACTGGCAGAGTAGCTGTTCTTTTTTAGATGTCGTTCAAAACTTGCCAATAGACTTCGGAGCGAAGAAGGCTCATAGTCTTTCCCATCTTTGGTTCTGACCGAAATGATAAACTCGCAGATGTATTCGTTTAACTCCAATGCTggaatttcttcaacttttctAAGTTCATTCCTGGTTCCTAAAAAGGTTTGCAAAAGTTTTACATCTCGTTGTGATTTTTGCAATGtggctttgttttcttgttctgCAATAAAATTGTCAACTGAACCGAAGTCCACAAACCTTTCCGacatcttgaaaataaaaaggcGGCTTGCCAGTTTTCGCGCCAAGGATGACGTGGCTTGCCGTACGATCACTTTTCACTAGTGAAAAACATCGTTCGTCCAATCAGACGCTGCGAACGATGATTTTTCACTAGTGAAATTTCATCGTTCGCGTCGCTGATTGGCTGCGACTAAAAACAGAACGATTTTTTCATCACTGTCATCTGTGTGGATAAATCTCAgtacttataaaataaattaaatatcaACACAACCGCAATAACTGATagcattgtaaatggaataaatacaaatactattGCTGTGATACCAACTGATAATCTTACAAGgtcttttccatttacttttgaACCTAAAAGACCATTGTTTTGTCCTGTATCATCAGttcacattgatgaaatgagaatctatgtgacagactcacttggtagaccagtaaattttaatggtattGATTGGTTTATGACTTTAATACTCCATTCAATGTAATACTTCGTAgttatataactattaaaataaaaatgaggcgacaatcagagtttaaaatgaaacttaacCCAGAATTAGGGAGATATACAAAACAACACATCTATGGAGAAGGAATAACAGatgtgtttaaatctgttggttcaaaattatttggaaagacaatgaaaaaagctgctaaaaaaGGTGTTGAAAAAGCAGTGACAacagctgcaacaaaaactggtgaacatgttggtaaaaaggctggtgataagatagtgcaaatgttatcaaaagaaaaggttaaacCCCCCACCActaaaaaagttacttttaataaaaatgttaaaacaattccaaacaaaaaaataactcaacaagaaataaatcaaagagTGAATGCTATTCTGAGTGGGggaaaaattatataattattaaaataaaatgaagtcttttagaaatccagaatatttagaaagatatgaagatgttgtttttgatcttGAACAGGCTTTAGCCACGCCTGGAAATAATGCTCATCAAACTAAAACAGGTCAtagatttgttgctgataatACAGGTGAGGCCACTCCATTTGATTGGTATAACGCGCGATTTTCAGTAGATTTCAAAGTTGATCAGCTGGCTGCTGGAGCTAATATAGATGCAGATGGAGACCAAATGGGAATAGTAAATGGAAGTAGTTCTCTCATAGAAAAGTTATCTATCATGGCAAATGGTAGAGATGTTTACAGTTGCAACTATGCTAATCATGTAGTAAATATTAAGAATTTGCTTGAGTATAATCCTTCCTATGTTGATAGTGTTGCTACAAATGAATTTTACTATCTTGATACAACAAGACatgctgaaagaaataaatacacaaaaaggCAAGTAACTCACAGAAGAAATGCACTTAATAACGCTGATGATGCAGGAGAAATGTTAGATGATGTTGTAGCTAATTATAACAAAGGTTTTGCAGTAAGAAAAGTATTACTAGGTGACTCAGCAACAGTACGATGTGAAATTCCCCTCAacagatattctttctttgaatcaTTAGATGATAAACttcttccaaatacaaaaattgaattaaatatTGAACTAGAATCAGATGGTAATCTTATCTGGCGAGCTGGTGGAAATGATTGTAGAGTTGTACTAACAAGATTTCAACTATTTGTTCCAAGAATAACATTTAACAAGAAAGGACAAGAATTATACctgaaaaattatctcaaaCCTTACAAATGGATGTATCTTAACGAAGTAGTAGAGCGATCAAATAACTCTCAACAACAAACAGgtcattttagaattacaaatgctatCTCAAAACCtcgccacttctttgtttttgcgATTAACACAGCCAATATTGATACTCAAACAGCAAATCCATTCCTTTACAACACTTTTGCTTTAACAACTGCTAACGCTAATGCACCCGCTCATATATCTCGCTGTTATCTCGAGGTTGGAAATGGAAATGAGTACCCTGATATTCACTTTAAACCATCTACAGATCCGGCAAGAGTGTTTAGAGAAGTTATGGGTTATGTTTACGCAAACAACGACTTTCAAGGTGGAACACTTCTCAATAGAACAAATTTTGAATCtctgtttccttttgtttattttgatcttacaaaacaaaaaatggatataaAAGATGGAGTTACGAAACTAGCTTTTCATTACGAACTATCCGCTAATCCAAACGctgattataatatttacgCTATTGTACTTCACGAGCGAGTGGCAGAAATAGAACAACAAGGAGGAGAACTATTGCTTAGAGCTTAGATTTAATATAAtactataaataaaataaaatgtcaacttatattgaatacggagtaaaacttacagatggacaaaagtcaaaattggcttctgcaatattaaataaatcaccactaactcttcggttaaaacattcacatcttcgaggttctgatgagttaatgcTAACCCAAAGACAAATtgctaaaatagaaaaatctattgcaaatggcacaggatcagatataaagataagtaaaactCAGATTAGAAAATCTGTAA encodes:
- the LOC140928128 gene encoding uncharacterized protein KIAA1958-like, producing MSERFVDFGSVDNFIAEQENKATLQKSQRDVKLLQTFLGTRNELRKVEEIPALELNEYICEFIISVRTKDGKDYEPSSLRSLLASFERHLKKNSYSASIMNDLVFEKTRKVLISKQKELKKKGKGNRPNVSIALTSDELNTLYEKGLLGTRNPEALLNTLWLNNTMHFGLRGCKEHRDTCWGDVKLKETADGKEYLEFNERQTKTRTGSDCRDIRAMPPKMFATDGSKKDPIVVYKPYAQKRPEKMNEDDSPFYFNQHKHS